One stretch of Saccharopolyspora erythraea DNA includes these proteins:
- a CDS encoding carbohydrate ABC transporter permease, whose product MVAITSARRSSASAVVHLVLGLIALAFLAPLLWLVTAAFDADAPLSAGVPSSFTLDNFTQVLNWETSLRPLWNGLLMCGGAALLAVVAAVLCAYPLSRYQLRFKRPFLYTVLFATGLPMTAVMVPVYSMFVQFSLIDSMFGTTLFLASSSLPIAIWMTKNFMDGVPISLEEAAWVDGASGMQALRSVVLPLVVPGMSVVAIFTFITSWGNFFVPFVLLLDPAKQPAAVGVYTFFGQGGLIAYGQLAAYSILYTAPVILLYLVVSRSLGGAFALAGAIKH is encoded by the coding sequence ATGGTGGCCATCACCTCGGCGCGCAGGAGCTCGGCGTCGGCTGTGGTGCACCTGGTGCTCGGCCTGATCGCGCTGGCCTTCCTCGCGCCGCTGCTGTGGCTGGTCACGGCGGCCTTCGACGCCGACGCGCCGCTGTCGGCCGGTGTGCCGAGCAGCTTCACGCTCGACAACTTCACCCAGGTGCTCAACTGGGAGACCAGCCTTCGTCCACTGTGGAACGGTCTGCTGATGTGCGGCGGTGCCGCGCTGCTGGCGGTCGTCGCGGCGGTGCTCTGCGCGTACCCGCTCTCGCGCTACCAGCTCCGCTTCAAGCGGCCGTTCCTCTACACCGTGCTGTTCGCGACCGGGCTGCCCATGACGGCGGTCATGGTGCCGGTCTACAGCATGTTCGTGCAGTTCTCGCTGATCGACTCGATGTTCGGCACGACACTGTTCCTGGCGTCGAGCTCGCTGCCGATCGCGATCTGGATGACCAAGAACTTCATGGACGGCGTGCCGATCAGCCTGGAGGAGGCGGCCTGGGTGGACGGCGCATCCGGCATGCAGGCGCTGCGATCGGTGGTGCTGCCGCTGGTCGTGCCGGGCATGAGCGTGGTCGCGATCTTCACGTTCATCACGTCGTGGGGCAACTTCTTCGTGCCGTTCGTGCTGCTGCTCGACCCGGCCAAGCAACCCGCCGCGGTCGGCGTCTACACCTTCTTCGGCCAGGGCGGCCTGATCGCCTACGGACAGCTCGCGGCGTACTCGATCCTCTACACGGCACCGGTGATCCTGCTCTACCTGGTGGTTTCGCGTTCCCTCGGCGGCGCCTTCGCCCTCGCGGGTGCGATCAAGCACTAG
- a CDS encoding oxidoreductase, translating to MEHRVPGRPWDNNGPLTAAEQRFDELLRQGRSEVRRSDESVRTLDVHATNFAREREIRGDYLSRRLIDSLEEGGWRPFSKRSAQQLVIPIENAVITGQVDLRAAELPYLLEFVHCRFEHAPDLRQTRLAGLVLWHCRFPGINARNLSVTNDTVLRNCNSIGGIVDIADADLGGSLVLNDSELRNPGARAVYGDRLSVGGALLGIRLQVAGEIRIPGAKVGGNLTLSGGALRNRGRYALNGTGIQIGGSLRLDVDPLTRRPFTVAGKIFLPSAHISGDLRMRDAVLEPGVSPPRRGESKYDDPTSTLIADRSEVRGDVQLDQGFRSGGTIRMVSATVGGDLRMSGAQIDLGWLRSPRASVEEPLRAVHIDGTQVLGNLEATKVEFRGQFRMTDVRVGGSFQVNKAKLDGPRTDVLLASRVVVGSNLDARDADITGSMQLQGAQVGANLDLRSAYLTKPAWHRHRMAYKASLDLRAARIERDLVCAEGSRKFRAEGTVQLRRATIGRQLNFWGCVLGDGTSTTAINAFGVVTQELTLFPSEPPRGRVTLRQAQCELLADNAELWDATGGVDVEDFSYENFTTPFEIADHDRVEERLAWLRATTGGKYQPGPYDQLANVFRGNGNEEHAVTVLIEKQLRRYQAIAKATRPAFRWTVRLWSLLQRITVSYGYRPLRALAWLLLFGVVGTVWFSFHELVPINQDDHPVWNPLLYTVDQLVPIINLGHDGMWQARGHSQWITVLLIAAGWILATTVAAGISRGLRRER from the coding sequence ATGGAGCATCGAGTGCCGGGCAGGCCGTGGGACAACAACGGGCCGCTGACCGCGGCCGAGCAGCGCTTCGACGAGCTGCTCAGGCAGGGCAGGTCGGAGGTCCGGCGCAGCGACGAGTCCGTCCGCACGCTCGACGTGCACGCGACGAACTTCGCCAGGGAGCGGGAGATCCGCGGCGACTACCTGAGCCGCAGGCTGATCGACTCGCTGGAGGAGGGCGGCTGGCGCCCCTTCAGCAAGCGCAGCGCCCAGCAGCTGGTCATCCCGATCGAGAACGCGGTCATCACCGGCCAGGTCGACCTGCGCGCCGCGGAACTGCCGTACCTGCTGGAGTTCGTGCACTGCCGTTTCGAGCACGCCCCCGACCTGCGGCAGACGCGGCTGGCCGGGCTCGTGCTGTGGCACTGCCGGTTCCCCGGCATCAACGCGCGGAACCTGAGCGTCACCAACGACACGGTTCTGCGCAACTGCAACAGCATCGGCGGGATCGTCGACATCGCCGACGCCGACCTCGGCGGTTCACTGGTGCTCAACGACAGCGAGCTGCGCAACCCCGGCGCGCGTGCGGTCTACGGCGACCGCCTCTCGGTCGGCGGTGCCCTGCTGGGAATCCGCTTGCAGGTCGCGGGCGAGATCCGCATCCCCGGCGCCAAGGTCGGCGGCAACCTGACGCTTTCCGGTGGCGCGCTGCGGAACCGCGGCCGCTACGCGCTCAACGGCACCGGCATCCAGATCGGCGGCTCGCTGCGGCTCGACGTCGACCCGCTGACGCGCAGGCCGTTCACCGTCGCGGGCAAGATCTTCCTGCCCAGCGCGCACATCTCCGGCGACCTGCGGATGCGCGACGCCGTCCTCGAACCCGGCGTCAGCCCGCCGCGCCGCGGCGAGTCCAAGTACGACGACCCGACCAGCACCCTGATCGCCGACCGCAGCGAGGTGCGCGGCGACGTGCAGCTCGACCAGGGCTTCCGCAGCGGCGGCACGATCCGCATGGTCAGCGCGACGGTCGGCGGCGACCTGCGGATGTCGGGCGCGCAGATCGACCTCGGCTGGCTGCGCTCGCCGAGGGCGTCGGTGGAGGAGCCGCTGCGCGCGGTGCACATCGACGGCACCCAGGTACTGGGCAACCTGGAGGCCACCAAGGTCGAGTTCCGCGGCCAGTTCCGGATGACCGACGTCCGGGTCGGCGGCAGCTTCCAGGTCAACAAGGCCAAGCTCGACGGGCCTCGCACCGACGTGCTGCTGGCCAGCAGGGTCGTCGTGGGCAGCAACCTGGACGCCCGCGACGCCGACATCACCGGCTCGATGCAGCTGCAGGGCGCCCAGGTCGGCGCGAACCTCGACCTGCGCTCCGCCTACCTGACCAAGCCCGCCTGGCACCGGCACCGGATGGCCTACAAGGCGTCGCTGGACCTGCGCGCGGCGCGCATCGAGCGCGACCTGGTCTGCGCGGAGGGCAGCAGGAAGTTCCGCGCCGAGGGCACGGTGCAGCTGCGGCGCGCGACGATCGGCAGGCAGCTCAACTTCTGGGGTTGCGTGCTGGGTGACGGCACGTCGACGACCGCCATCAACGCCTTCGGCGTGGTGACCCAGGAACTCACGCTGTTCCCTTCTGAACCGCCGCGCGGCCGGGTCACCCTGCGCCAGGCGCAATGCGAGCTGCTGGCCGACAACGCCGAGCTGTGGGACGCCACCGGCGGCGTCGACGTGGAGGACTTCAGCTACGAGAACTTCACGACGCCGTTCGAGATCGCCGACCACGACCGCGTGGAGGAGCGCCTGGCGTGGCTGCGGGCCACCACCGGCGGCAAGTACCAGCCGGGGCCCTACGACCAGCTTGCGAACGTGTTCCGGGGCAACGGAAACGAGGAGCACGCGGTCACGGTGCTGATCGAGAAGCAGTTGCGCCGCTACCAGGCGATCGCGAAGGCGACCCGGCCGGCGTTCCGCTGGACGGTGCGGTTGTGGAGCCTGCTCCAGCGCATCACGGTCAGCTACGGCTACCGCCCGCTGCGCGCGCTGGCCTGGCTGCTGCTGTTCGGCGTGGTGGGCACGGTGTGGTTCAGCTTCCACGAGCTGGTGCCCATCAACCAGGACGACCACCCGGTGTGGAACCCGCTTCTGTACACAGTGGACCAGCTGGTGCCGATCATCAACCTCGGCCACGACGGCATGTGGCAGGCGCGCGGGCACTCGCAGTGGATCACGGTGCTGCTCATCGCCGCGGGCTGGATCCTGGCGACCACGGTCGCCGCCGGTATAAGCCGGGGACTGCGCCGAGAGCGTTGA
- a CDS encoding SGNH/GDSL hydrolase family protein, translated as MFTPASAQAADALDYVALGDSAAAGPLIPGRDPNLACLRSGSNYPGVAARLLGARLTDVTCSGAELNDLTGRQHGFVPPQFDALGPQTDLVSVTIGGNDADLVQAAISCINLLPEPIGRSCADGFTSGGRDELGARIDAVAPRFGQALDAIRDRAPNAEVVVVGYGTYIRPGGCYPVQPIWARDADYVQGSVDRLSAMLRAEAAGHGAKFVDIGPLSRGHDTCAAPSEKYFEGVIPTSIAAPLHPNANGMRAFGQALSEAVRSEAQPVS; from the coding sequence GTGTTCACCCCCGCGAGTGCGCAGGCGGCCGACGCGCTGGACTACGTCGCGCTGGGCGACTCGGCGGCGGCCGGTCCGCTCATCCCGGGCCGCGACCCGAACCTGGCCTGCCTGCGGTCGGGGTCGAACTACCCCGGTGTCGCCGCCCGCCTGCTCGGTGCGCGGCTGACCGACGTCACCTGTTCCGGTGCCGAGCTCAACGACCTCACCGGCAGGCAGCACGGCTTCGTGCCACCGCAGTTCGACGCGCTCGGGCCGCAGACGGACCTGGTGTCGGTGACCATCGGCGGCAACGACGCCGACCTGGTGCAGGCGGCCATCTCCTGCATCAACCTGCTGCCCGAACCGATCGGCCGGTCCTGCGCGGACGGCTTCACCTCCGGCGGCCGCGACGAGCTGGGCGCCCGCATCGACGCCGTCGCGCCGCGGTTCGGACAGGCCCTCGACGCGATCCGCGACCGCGCGCCGAACGCCGAGGTGGTCGTCGTCGGCTACGGCACCTACATCCGGCCGGGCGGCTGCTACCCGGTCCAGCCGATCTGGGCGCGTGACGCCGACTACGTCCAGGGCAGCGTGGACCGGCTCAGCGCGATGCTGCGAGCGGAGGCGGCCGGGCACGGCGCGAAGTTCGTCGACATCGGCCCGCTGAGCAGGGGCCACGACACCTGCGCCGCCCCGTCGGAGAAGTACTTCGAGGGTGTGATCCCGACCTCGATAGCCGCGCCGCTGCACCCGAACGCCAACGGCATGCGCGCCTTCGGCCAGGCACTGTCCGAGGCGGTGCGCTCGGAGGCACAGCCGGTGAGCTGA
- a CDS encoding ROK family transcriptional regulator, with protein sequence MPHEFWQGTNLPRVGGFNRAVVLDTIRAHGEVSRVELAERTGLTAQTMSNIVRALMADGLVAENGHAPSTGGKRRVLLRVVPDAYSSVGLHLDPESITGVLLDLAGGVRLRSRRRVPRDASPATVAAALTRTLKQLVRRSGIDESRVLGAGLAVPGPLDADHRRVLGPPNLPGWDDVALADLVEQRAGMPVVMDNDATAAAIGERWAAGKARRGSFVYVYLGAGVGVGVVLGDQVHRGASNNAGEIGHVNGGGAGRACSCGKRGCLEAYCSMRAIVEEWVSATGSPGGASVSADYEEICRAAAGGDATAVRLLRQAATRLGQALATVVSVLDVDHVVLGGPALRHVEDLIRSRVEKTLAAHVWAPAVRPVRVRTALIGEDAGAVGAASLVLDHAYSPRLATLLGS encoded by the coding sequence ATGCCTCATGAGTTCTGGCAGGGCACCAACCTGCCGCGGGTCGGCGGTTTCAACCGCGCGGTCGTGCTCGACACGATCCGGGCCCACGGCGAGGTGAGCCGCGTCGAACTCGCCGAACGCACCGGGCTGACCGCGCAGACGATGTCCAACATCGTGCGGGCGCTGATGGCCGACGGCCTCGTCGCGGAGAACGGCCACGCGCCTTCCACCGGCGGAAAGCGGCGGGTGCTGCTGCGCGTGGTGCCCGACGCGTACTCGTCGGTGGGGCTGCACCTGGATCCCGAGTCCATCACCGGAGTCCTGCTCGACCTGGCGGGCGGTGTGCGGTTGCGCAGCCGCCGCCGCGTGCCGCGGGACGCCTCACCGGCGACCGTCGCCGCGGCCCTGACCCGGACGTTGAAGCAGCTGGTGCGGCGTTCGGGCATCGACGAGTCGCGCGTGCTCGGGGCCGGGCTGGCCGTGCCGGGACCGCTCGACGCCGACCACCGCAGGGTGCTGGGGCCGCCGAACCTCCCGGGCTGGGACGACGTCGCGCTGGCCGACCTCGTGGAGCAGCGGGCGGGTATGCCGGTCGTGATGGACAACGACGCCACGGCCGCGGCGATCGGCGAGCGCTGGGCGGCGGGCAAGGCGCGCCGGGGCTCGTTCGTCTACGTGTACCTCGGCGCCGGCGTTGGCGTCGGGGTCGTGCTCGGCGACCAGGTGCACCGCGGCGCCAGCAACAACGCGGGCGAGATCGGGCACGTCAACGGAGGCGGCGCCGGACGGGCGTGCTCCTGCGGAAAACGCGGCTGCCTGGAGGCCTACTGCTCGATGCGGGCGATCGTCGAGGAGTGGGTGTCGGCCACCGGGAGCCCCGGGGGCGCTTCGGTTTCGGCCGACTACGAGGAGATCTGCCGTGCGGCGGCCGGTGGTGACGCGACGGCGGTCCGCCTGCTGCGGCAGGCCGCGACCAGGCTGGGGCAGGCGCTGGCGACGGTGGTGAGCGTGCTCGACGTCGACCACGTCGTGCTCGGCGGGCCTGCGTTGCGCCACGTCGAGGACCTGATCCGGTCGCGGGTGGAGAAGACCCTCGCCGCGCACGTGTGGGCGCCGGCGGTGCGGCCGGTGCGCGTGCGCACGGCACTCATCGGCGAGGACGCGGGCGCGGTCGGGGCGGCGTCGCTGGTGCTCGACCACGCGTACTCACCGCGCCTGGCCACGCTGCTCGGCTCGTAG
- a CDS encoding alpha/beta hydrolase, translating to MNVVITGGHDAANSKAAPIERGESMRRLMIGLGVTAAVAGLLATGQPVLAEPPAPPQAPSRAFPEAPAEYAGQRIQWQPCFPPGQPLPPGLPPGSERIECGELTAPRDWHDPAGGEDVTIAVTRLSPASGPAGRALFTNPGGPGGAGVEMPLAMLVQNHTRVLENFDIYGIDVRGTGLSSTVSCGPQDATDPLDARDRSPQSIRAQLALTEEFAADCQRHSGELGRYVTTEQTVADLDLLRQVEQREKVNWYGVSGGTWLGAYYATYFPEAVDKFVLDSNAQFTGSWQEVFGWQPLAFERRWREDLRPWLAAHDDVYGLGATPDAVQKTVDELRAELKRNPVPNPEGAPLDHNAFDSMLLWTMYSKQAFPSLGEALAGLRGGTAPQREDAARTMARADAMALPMRPTPVADGQDPVLDSQTATMFSIRCNDTRFRGGPGDLVWNSELQGRLFPTYGYNTIFQPCAYWDRPDVELREPTGEGVPPVLMLQSENDPATAVEGARIAHRDFAGSRMVTVADEGDHGVYAAGNACVDDVVESYLVDGVVPARDVTCQGVGLPEPQQARTAAAKPAGLLDVLAELADTLG from the coding sequence ATGAACGTCGTGATCACGGGTGGTCACGACGCCGCCAACTCGAAGGCGGCGCCCATCGAACGAGGGGAATCGATGCGCAGACTGATGATCGGCCTGGGGGTGACCGCGGCGGTGGCCGGCCTGCTGGCCACCGGCCAGCCGGTGCTGGCCGAGCCGCCAGCGCCACCGCAGGCGCCGTCGCGGGCGTTTCCGGAGGCACCGGCGGAGTACGCGGGTCAGCGGATCCAGTGGCAGCCCTGCTTCCCGCCCGGGCAGCCGCTGCCGCCCGGCCTTCCGCCGGGCTCGGAACGGATCGAGTGCGGCGAGCTGACCGCGCCGCGGGACTGGCACGACCCGGCGGGCGGTGAGGACGTCACCATCGCCGTGACGCGGCTTTCGCCCGCGAGCGGCCCGGCGGGGCGCGCGCTGTTCACCAACCCCGGCGGGCCGGGCGGTGCCGGGGTGGAGATGCCGCTGGCGATGCTGGTCCAGAACCACACCCGGGTGCTGGAGAACTTCGACATCTACGGCATCGACGTCCGCGGCACCGGGCTGAGCAGCACCGTCTCGTGCGGGCCGCAGGACGCCACCGATCCGCTCGACGCCCGCGACCGCAGCCCGCAGAGCATCCGCGCGCAGCTCGCGCTCACCGAGGAGTTCGCCGCGGACTGCCAGCGGCACAGCGGTGAGCTGGGCCGGTACGTCACGACCGAGCAGACCGTCGCCGACCTGGACCTGCTGCGGCAGGTCGAGCAGCGCGAGAAGGTCAACTGGTACGGGGTCTCGGGCGGCACCTGGCTGGGCGCGTACTACGCCACCTACTTCCCGGAGGCCGTCGACAAGTTCGTGCTCGACTCCAACGCGCAGTTCACCGGGAGCTGGCAGGAGGTCTTCGGCTGGCAGCCGCTGGCCTTCGAGCGCCGGTGGCGCGAGGACCTGCGCCCGTGGCTGGCCGCCCACGACGACGTCTACGGTCTCGGCGCGACGCCCGACGCGGTGCAGAAGACCGTCGACGAGCTGCGCGCCGAGCTGAAGCGCAACCCGGTGCCGAATCCCGAGGGCGCACCGCTGGACCACAACGCGTTCGACTCGATGTTGCTGTGGACCATGTACAGCAAGCAGGCGTTCCCGTCGCTCGGCGAGGCGCTGGCCGGGCTGCGCGGCGGCACCGCGCCCCAGCGCGAGGACGCCGCCCGCACGATGGCCCGCGCCGACGCCATGGCGCTGCCGATGCGGCCAACGCCGGTCGCCGACGGCCAGGACCCGGTGCTGGACAGCCAGACCGCGACGATGTTCTCGATCCGCTGCAACGACACGCGGTTCCGTGGTGGGCCCGGCGATCTGGTGTGGAACTCGGAGCTGCAGGGACGGCTGTTCCCGACCTACGGCTACAACACGATCTTCCAGCCCTGCGCGTACTGGGACCGGCCTGACGTGGAGCTTCGCGAGCCCACCGGCGAAGGCGTGCCGCCGGTGCTGATGCTGCAGTCGGAGAACGACCCGGCGACCGCGGTCGAGGGCGCGCGGATCGCGCACCGCGACTTCGCGGGCTCGCGCATGGTCACCGTCGCGGACGAGGGAGACCACGGGGTCTACGCGGCGGGCAACGCCTGCGTCGACGATGTTGTGGAGTCCTACCTCGTCGACGGCGTCGTGCCGGCGCGGGACGTGACGTGCCAGGGCGTCGGTCTTCCCGAGCCGCAGCAGGCGCGCACGGCCGCGGCGAAGCCGGCCGGACTGCTCGACGTGCTCGCCGAGCTGGCGGACACCCTGGGCTGA
- a CDS encoding amino acid ABC transporter permease has protein sequence MGRRQRARLNRGIQYAVLVVAVVLAAVLADWGSIVRAFFNVEVAIAQFPAVITTALVNTVVYTVLGFAFGLALGVVLALMKLSPVGPYRWLATAYIELFRGLPALLVFIALGFGVPIAFQMRFDIYSTVMLALGLVGAAYMAETIRAGVQAVPRGQVEAARSLGMSPTRTMLTVVMPQAFRIILPPLTNELILLTKDSSLVYLLGLASNEYELAKFGRNALNEYASLTPLLVAGLCYLIITIPLSRVSNVLERKYGGGVSATTQ, from the coding sequence ATGGGCCGCAGGCAGCGGGCGCGGCTCAACCGCGGGATCCAGTACGCGGTGCTGGTCGTGGCGGTCGTGCTCGCTGCCGTGCTGGCCGACTGGGGCTCGATCGTCCGCGCGTTCTTCAACGTCGAGGTCGCGATCGCGCAGTTCCCCGCCGTGATCACCACCGCGCTGGTCAACACCGTCGTCTACACCGTGCTCGGCTTCGCTTTCGGTCTCGCGCTGGGCGTCGTGCTGGCGCTGATGAAGCTTTCGCCGGTGGGGCCGTACCGCTGGCTCGCCACCGCCTACATCGAGCTGTTCCGAGGGCTGCCCGCGCTGCTGGTGTTCATCGCGCTGGGCTTCGGTGTGCCGATCGCGTTCCAGATGCGCTTCGACATCTACTCGACCGTGATGCTGGCGCTGGGCCTGGTCGGTGCCGCCTACATGGCCGAGACGATCCGCGCTGGCGTGCAGGCGGTGCCGCGCGGCCAGGTCGAGGCGGCGCGCTCGCTGGGGATGTCGCCGACCCGGACCATGCTGACCGTCGTCATGCCGCAGGCGTTCCGGATCATCCTGCCGCCGCTGACCAACGAGCTGATCCTGCTGACCAAGGACTCGTCGCTGGTCTACCTGCTCGGTCTGGCCAGCAACGAGTACGAGCTGGCCAAGTTCGGCCGCAACGCGCTCAACGAGTACGCCTCGCTGACCCCGCTGCTGGTCGCCGGGCTGTGCTACCTGATCATCACCATTCCGCTGTCCCGGGTGTCCAACGTGCTCGAGCGCAAGTACGGCGGCGGCGTTTCCGCCACCACCCAGTGA
- a CDS encoding carbohydrate ABC transporter permease — MAVLRPHRVGSWLAPMAPALVLLGLFVVGPILWSCYVAFTDAALTGSGATDPQFVGLDNFRRLFADPALWHSAWLTVLFTLGSAVIGQNCLGMLIALLTRHRSRWLRNSVGIVVVSAWVLPELVAAFAIYAFLNPEGTLNNLFAAVGAGEQDWLFSAPMAAIVLGNVWRGTAFSMLVYQATLSQVPGDLSEAAEVDGAGPLRRFRHVTLPIIRGAVLTNLMLVTLQTIGMFTLIYVLTAGGPGDATQTLPLLMYDTAFEFDEIGYGATMSLVLLGIGGLFAVVYAKSLRDEV, encoded by the coding sequence ATGGCGGTCCTGCGGCCCCACCGGGTGGGGAGCTGGCTGGCGCCGATGGCACCGGCGCTGGTCCTGCTCGGCCTGTTCGTGGTCGGGCCGATCCTGTGGAGCTGCTACGTCGCTTTCACCGACGCCGCGCTCACCGGCAGCGGCGCGACCGACCCGCAGTTCGTCGGCCTGGACAACTTCCGGCGGCTGTTCGCCGATCCCGCGCTGTGGCACTCGGCCTGGCTGACCGTGCTGTTCACGCTGGGCTCGGCGGTGATCGGGCAGAACTGCCTCGGCATGCTCATCGCGCTGCTCACCCGGCACCGCAGCCGGTGGCTGCGCAACAGCGTGGGCATCGTCGTGGTGTCGGCGTGGGTGCTGCCGGAGCTGGTGGCCGCGTTCGCGATCTACGCGTTCCTCAACCCGGAAGGCACGCTGAACAACCTGTTCGCGGCGGTCGGTGCCGGTGAGCAGGACTGGCTGTTCAGCGCGCCGATGGCCGCGATCGTGCTGGGCAACGTCTGGCGCGGCACCGCGTTCTCGATGCTGGTCTACCAGGCCACGCTGTCGCAGGTGCCCGGCGACCTGTCCGAGGCCGCCGAGGTCGACGGCGCGGGGCCGCTGCGCCGGTTCCGGCACGTCACGCTGCCGATCATCCGCGGCGCGGTGCTCACCAACCTGATGCTGGTCACGTTGCAGACCATCGGCATGTTCACGCTGATCTACGTGCTGACCGCGGGCGGTCCCGGCGACGCCACGCAGACGCTGCCGCTGCTGATGTACGACACGGCGTTCGAGTTCGACGAGATCGGCTACGGCGCGACGATGTCGCTGGTGCTGCTGGGCATCGGCGGCCTGTTCGCCGTCGTGTACGCCAAGAGCCTCCGGGACGAGGTGTGA
- a CDS encoding amino acid ABC transporter ATP-binding protein has product MSDVMIEISGLRKAFGSLEVLQGVDLRVGRGEVVCVIGPSGSGKSTLLRCVNLLEEPTDGKVVVDGAELTDPDADLDAARRHIGMVFQQFNLFSHLTVGENLTVAQRKVLRRGRTEAERIARENLARVGLSEKERSMPSQLSGGQQQRVAIARALAMNPHVMLFDEPTSALDPELVGDVLGVMRQLANDGMTMLVVTHEMQFAREVADRVLFMDGGVIVEQGPPAEVIGAPKQERTRTFLARVLDPTHTRARAE; this is encoded by the coding sequence ATGAGCGACGTGATGATCGAGATCTCCGGGCTGCGCAAGGCGTTCGGCTCGCTGGAGGTGCTGCAAGGGGTCGACCTGCGGGTCGGCCGCGGCGAGGTGGTCTGCGTGATCGGGCCTTCCGGTTCCGGCAAGTCCACGCTGCTGCGCTGCGTGAACCTGCTGGAGGAGCCGACCGACGGCAAGGTCGTGGTGGACGGTGCCGAGCTCACCGACCCCGACGCCGACCTCGACGCCGCGCGCAGGCACATCGGCATGGTCTTCCAGCAGTTCAACCTCTTCTCGCACCTGACGGTCGGGGAGAACCTGACCGTCGCCCAGCGCAAGGTGCTCCGCCGCGGCAGGACCGAGGCCGAGCGGATCGCCCGCGAGAACCTGGCCCGCGTCGGGCTGTCGGAGAAGGAGCGGTCGATGCCGTCCCAGCTCTCCGGCGGTCAGCAGCAGCGCGTGGCCATCGCGCGGGCACTGGCGATGAACCCGCACGTGATGCTCTTCGACGAGCCGACCTCTGCGCTGGACCCCGAGCTCGTCGGCGATGTGCTCGGGGTGATGCGCCAGCTCGCCAACGACGGGATGACCATGCTGGTCGTCACGCACGAGATGCAGTTCGCGCGCGAGGTCGCCGACCGGGTGCTGTTCATGGACGGGGGCGTGATCGTCGAGCAGGGGCCGCCCGCGGAGGTCATCGGCGCCCCGAAGCAGGAGCGGACGCGCACCTTCCTCGCCCGCGTCCTCGATCCCACCCACACGAGGGCAAGAGCCGAGTGA
- a CDS encoding extracellular solute-binding protein: MRRRKAMAVLTAGVLGVSLAACGGSAASDPNTITVAYHRYGNTQNVDGWMQRVKQQYEQAHPGKTVKLDPVVAPESEYLSKLQLRMRSASTAPDVIYEDSFNLNSDVEAGYLAPLDERLAQWPEWNQYIDTTKQAGRAADGRTYGVPLDTDTRGLWYNRDLFARAGLPADWKPRTWEDVLAAARQVKQRFPDVIGLDMSLGKAEGESVSMQTVEMLLYGTETGTLYDEQQKKWIAPSRGFADAMSFLSTAIGENLTQSKAQIADAQYDKTARDELAQQGKVAIRLDGSFAAGNWDAAGWKNWSETMSATAMPTQFGQAPGSVSMSGGWTLALSASGKKQDDAFEFVKLAMSKDNVVEYSIASGNLPARQDAAADPRVADATPVTRFWIGLLGNTHYRPALPEYPKVSEEIQQSVLEVVDGRPPVEVADKWAQSVSRVVEAANTRAG, encoded by the coding sequence ATGCGGCGCAGGAAAGCGATGGCCGTGCTGACCGCCGGTGTGCTGGGGGTCTCCCTCGCCGCCTGTGGCGGCTCCGCCGCCAGCGACCCCAACACCATCACCGTCGCCTACCACCGCTACGGCAACACGCAGAACGTCGACGGGTGGATGCAGCGCGTCAAGCAGCAGTACGAGCAGGCGCATCCGGGCAAGACCGTCAAGCTCGACCCGGTCGTGGCCCCGGAGAGCGAGTACCTGTCGAAGCTGCAACTGCGGATGCGCTCGGCCTCGACGGCGCCCGACGTGATCTACGAGGACTCCTTCAACCTCAACTCCGACGTGGAGGCCGGCTACCTCGCCCCGCTCGACGAGCGACTGGCGCAGTGGCCGGAGTGGAACCAGTACATCGACACCACCAAGCAGGCAGGCCGGGCCGCCGACGGCCGCACCTACGGCGTTCCGCTCGACACCGACACCCGCGGCCTCTGGTACAACCGCGACCTCTTCGCCCGCGCCGGTCTGCCCGCCGACTGGAAGCCGCGTACCTGGGAGGACGTGCTCGCCGCGGCGCGGCAGGTCAAGCAGCGCTTCCCCGATGTCATCGGGCTCGACATGTCGCTGGGCAAGGCCGAGGGCGAGTCGGTGAGCATGCAGACGGTCGAGATGCTGCTCTACGGCACCGAGACCGGCACCCTCTACGACGAGCAGCAGAAGAAGTGGATCGCGCCCAGCCGCGGTTTCGCCGACGCGATGAGCTTCCTGTCCACGGCCATCGGCGAAAACCTGACGCAGAGCAAGGCCCAGATCGCCGACGCCCAGTACGACAAGACCGCCCGCGACGAACTGGCGCAGCAGGGCAAGGTGGCGATCCGGCTGGACGGCAGCTTCGCGGCGGGCAACTGGGACGCCGCGGGCTGGAAGAACTGGAGCGAGACGATGTCGGCGACCGCGATGCCGACCCAGTTCGGCCAGGCGCCGGGGTCGGTGTCGATGTCGGGCGGCTGGACGCTCGCGCTGAGCGCGTCGGGCAAGAAGCAGGACGACGCCTTCGAGTTCGTGAAGCTGGCCATGTCCAAGGACAACGTCGTCGAGTACTCGATCGCCAGCGGGAACCTGCCCGCCAGGCAGGACGCCGCGGCCGACCCGAGGGTCGCCGACGCTACCCCGGTGACCCGGTTCTGGATCGGCCTGCTGGGCAACACCCACTACCGGCCCGCGCTGCCGGAGTATCCGAAGGTCTCCGAGGAGATCCAGCAGTCCGTGCTCGAAGTGGTGGACGGCAGGCCACCGGTCGAGGTCGCCGACAAGTGGGCGCAGAGCGTGAGCCGAGTCGTCGAGGCCGCCAACACCCGGGCGGGCTGA